The following are encoded in a window of Bacteroidales bacterium genomic DNA:
- a CDS encoding insulinase family protein — protein sequence MKNYCRVFSQIQKRSFLLFAFLFVWALASNGQQAKSLLETEIYRLDNGLTVYLNEDHSLPSVIGAVAVKGGSKRDPADATGIAHYFEHIMFKGTDLIGTVDYQSEKVYLDSIAGLYDKLAEAAGEEERAGIQLEINRLSVKASEYAIPNETEKILSEMGGTNVNAGTSNEEIVYYNIFPANQVEKWLDVYSNRFINPVYRLFQSELETVYEEYNMYKDNRSSTAFEIYSKAFYPDHPYGVPIIGYPGHLKNPSMKKMNEYFETYYVANNMALVLSGNFNPDEVKPMISRYFGGWRSGEIPPMPADYTIQPLTGRNLVQEKLTPVRFGILSYRSVPLGNKDEPVLDVINGLLSNQSQTGLIDELVVDNKLMQAGATGMRYIEAGGEMVFFIPKIIGQSLKKAENLVNDQLENLKAGNFDEELLEAVKTDIIVNYERNFEDQYSRGYMMIMAFVKERDWQKILGYPDKIKIITKEDVVKAAQKYYTGNELVFYSKTGFPKKPKTLKSPFDPIPSSKTEMKSEYAKKIENMPVPETEPDFIEFGPPGNKSNEVTITGLNKLTHLYYTEVGCRSYLFSEA from the coding sequence ATGAAAAACTATTGCAGGGTATTTTCACAAATCCAAAAAAGGTCATTCTTATTATTTGCATTCCTCTTTGTTTGGGCATTGGCTTCAAACGGGCAGCAGGCAAAATCGCTTCTCGAGACAGAAATTTACCGGCTTGATAACGGACTGACTGTTTATCTTAATGAAGATCATTCTCTGCCCAGCGTCATCGGTGCTGTGGCGGTCAAAGGAGGAAGCAAGCGCGACCCGGCTGATGCAACAGGCATTGCGCATTATTTTGAACATATCATGTTCAAGGGAACCGATCTGATAGGTACCGTTGACTACCAGTCGGAAAAAGTTTACCTCGACAGTATAGCCGGGTTGTACGATAAATTAGCTGAAGCTGCCGGCGAAGAAGAAAGAGCAGGTATTCAACTGGAGATCAACAGGCTCTCGGTCAAGGCATCGGAATATGCCATACCGAATGAAACAGAGAAAATACTGAGCGAAATGGGGGGAACCAACGTGAATGCCGGTACCAGTAATGAAGAGATCGTATATTACAATATTTTCCCTGCAAACCAGGTTGAAAAATGGCTCGATGTTTACAGTAATCGTTTCATCAATCCCGTTTACCGTTTGTTTCAATCTGAACTTGAAACTGTGTATGAAGAGTACAACATGTACAAGGACAACAGGTCTTCCACTGCTTTTGAGATTTACAGCAAAGCCTTTTACCCTGACCATCCTTATGGTGTACCAATAATTGGTTACCCCGGGCACCTGAAAAACCCATCGATGAAAAAGATGAATGAGTATTTTGAAACCTATTATGTAGCCAACAATATGGCGCTTGTTTTAAGCGGTAACTTCAATCCGGATGAGGTTAAACCGATGATCAGCAGATATTTTGGAGGATGGAGAAGCGGTGAAATACCTCCTATGCCTGCTGATTACACCATTCAACCTTTAACTGGCAGAAACCTGGTGCAGGAAAAACTTACACCGGTCAGGTTCGGAATCCTGTCATACCGTTCTGTCCCCCTGGGGAATAAAGATGAACCCGTTCTTGATGTGATTAATGGTTTATTGTCGAATCAATCCCAGACAGGCCTTATAGATGAATTGGTTGTAGACAACAAATTAATGCAGGCAGGGGCCACCGGCATGCGGTATATTGAAGCCGGAGGAGAGATGGTTTTCTTTATTCCCAAAATTATCGGCCAATCGCTGAAAAAAGCCGAAAACCTGGTTAATGATCAATTGGAAAACCTTAAAGCCGGAAATTTTGATGAAGAATTGCTCGAAGCTGTTAAAACTGATATTATCGTCAATTACGAAAGAAATTTCGAAGACCAGTACAGTCGTGGATATATGATGATAATGGCTTTCGTCAAAGAAAGAGATTGGCAGAAAATACTTGGTTATCCGGATAAAATTAAAATTATCACAAAGGAGGATGTAGTAAAAGCCGCCCAAAAATATTATACCGGCAATGAACTTGTTTTCTATTCCAAAACAGGCTTTCCGAAAAAACCAAAAACTCTAAAATCGCCTTTCGATCCCATTCCTTCTTCTAAAACTGAAATGAAGTCGGAATATGCTAAGAAAATTGAAAATATGCCGGTACCGGAAACTGAGCCCGATTTTATAGAATTCGGACCTCCCGGGAATAAATCCAATGAAGTTACAATTACCGGCCTGAATAAATTAACACATTTGTATTATACTGAAGTTGGTTGCAGATCTTATCTATTCTCCGAAGCCTGA